aggaggatgaggagcaggAAGAGTCCTGGTGTCAGGAACCACGACCCGGTCACGTCCACTCCCACTGCTGCCATGGAAGATTCCCGGATCCAACCCTGGAATGAACCCAGCAGAAACCAGGAATACCAGCTGAGTGCTGAGCTTCACAATCAAAACCAGAAAGTTCTGTTCAGTGAGGACAGAACCAGAAATTACTACTGGAATGGTTCTGCTCGTCGTGGTTCTGCACTGACACCAGAACCTGAAACATCCACTGTGCTTCAGAAAAGATCAGGTTCCAGAACCGTTCTGGCTTAATGAGCGCCTCACCTGGATCACAGGTGAACCGCAGGTGGAGCAGTAAATATAGAAGCCTCAGCcgggtccatcagaaccattTGGACCTTCTTTTGTAGATAACAGTGACTCACCAGCCTGTGTTCTGACGCATTCAGCAGATTACTTAAAGATGTCGGCCATGTTGGAAATAATCATGAGGTTCTGAAAAGAGACTGTGAATCGTAGCGTTTGGGTCGAGTTCTGCCCGGCAGAACTCGGATGGTTCTGGTTGCTATGAGAGAAGAGCTGCAGCCCGACGCCAGCATGCAGCcgtaaatgaaaatgagtttgtttctgtttcctgcagcATGCAAATCGGGTCCGACCCGAATGACGCCTTTCAGGACAAACCCACAGAGACGCCTCTGTCAGAACCTTTAGTGTTCTGATCGGACCTTTAATGGGTCAGAACCTCCCACATCCTGATCGGACCTCTAACAGCTCATGTTTACACTGAGGAGGTACCAGGTGTGTTCAGGCCCGACTCGCTGTGTTTGACTTTCTGGGTGTTTCCACCTCCGACAGTTCACCGGATCAGATGACAGACAGGTTCTCTCCGACCGGCCCCATCAGAACCCAGAGAGTTCTGTCTGACCGGCCCCATCAGAACCCAGAGAGGCCAACACATTCTGAAACCGTTCGGAACCGGGATCCAGGAGCAGCAACTGAAAGACGAATCAAACTGCTGGATTTCCTTAGAGAGAAACTGTTAAAACTAATTTCAATAATTAGTTCAACTTGATGCACTGATTGATAACTGGGCCTAACTGGGAGTAACTGGGACTAACTGGGACTAACTGGGACTAACTGGGACTAACTGGGATGACCCAACTGACCAACAACCCGACAGGAAGCTAAAATCTGCTGAGATGGAAACAGATGAAAGTTTCATTAGAAACCAGGGAATCAAAAAGTGGATCTATGAAAGTGATGATGAAGAATAAAACCTGCTCCTCctcgtcgtcatcatcatcatcatcatcatcatcatcatcatcatcatcatcatcatctcagtGTTTGTTAACCTTCAACCAACTGAAACTTGAAACTCAAACAGCTGATTGACTATAGATCAATCATCTATAATCACATCCTCTGATCTCTACGACCTTTGCCCTCTGTGATGTCAGAGGGAGAAGCTGGAAGATTAGTTTAGAACAGATCAGTGTTAACTGGTCTCCAGTTCCAGTTAAATAGGCAAACTGGTTTCTAATTTGAGCTAAACTGGTTAAGAAGAGAAAGTCCAAACCAACCTGAGTTCTgggagttctggttctgctggacttCCTGCTCCACGTTTACGGAGTGACTGAGAGAGCAAACATGCAACTGAtcacaccaaaacacacacacacactgacagataTGAACACACACTGtggctcttcctcctcctcttcctcactgccGAACCAATCAGATGTTTGTTGATCTGAGTTTTACTGGAAACAAACCGGCGgcctggttctgttctgacccggcggcctggttctgttctgacccggCGGGGCGTTTTGGGTTTGGTGGCACCACCCTGCAGCTGATAAGCTGCTGGAAGCGGAGCCGCGTTGTTATCGGGGCGGAGCCGCGTTGTTATGGGGCGGAGCCGCGTTGTTATCGGGGCGGAGCCGCGTTGTTATCGGGGCGGAGCCGCGTTGTTATGGGGCGGAGCCGCGTTGTTATGGGGCGGAGCCGCGTTCTGCTGCTGTGGGAAagtttctctctcctctgtaACTCTTCTCATATTTcctcaaactaaaacaaacagaaaacctcaATGAATTTATAAACTGCAGATCTTAAAAGATGATTTCACTCCAAACAAACGTAGCCGTTCGTCAGAAGATAATCATATCACTTTATTAATGAACCTGAttaactgctttttatttttaattaattttcacaCATCATCATGTTGACCATCCTGAATAATTATTCAAGATTTCTGAATTCACGTTTTACTATAAAGAATAATTCAAATAACTTccattatattattattattattgacagATTCTAATTAATTTTGTCATCTGAGGGGTCAGACAGCCGTAACTACATTAAGATATGGCAACATAATTATGACTAGTCAAAGCTCCAGGTTTAGATGTAGCTGTTAAGAAATGTTGCCACTGAGCTGTCCAAACTGATGCCTGcagaattttgggttttctgcataaaatgatcagaaaaagCTTCAGAGTGGAAAAGCTCAGCAGGATTTTTACAAAATGGATGGGAACGAGAACTTGATAATTATTCTCCGCCAAGACAGAAACATCCCATCTAAGAGCCAAAGTGTCACGGTGTGACCACCAGGTGTCACTGTGGTTCAATAAACGTGGGAACCTCTGCGGGTTTGCTGACGGTTcgttaattttaattttaagtctGACGTCATTTATACCAGTCAGAATGTAATTAGAGACTCAAAACACAATTAGAGACTGACACTGGTTTAGTCATAAACCGCTTTCAGATATCTGGAACGGAAGTGTGgtgaaactgattttatgttaaaacggcttgccataACTGATACAGGCATCAGGTGGccaatcatcatcatcatcatcatcatcatcatcatcatcatcattatcatcatcatcatcatcatcatcatcatcatcatcatcagctgcaGGTCTGTACATCCTAACAACTTGTTTCTGTCCCTTCATGCGCCTTAAAGCTCATTATATGAACATGAATCATGACCCGATAACCAGCGAGCCAAGAAGTTTGGTTTTCACTGAGCGGTGACTGAAATGGGGATGCTTATAGCTAATGCTAACTACTTTGGGCTAGCATCTGCAGCTAATGCTAGAATCTGTATCTTGAGTTTGATTGGTAGGCCAAATGTTGGATTGTCGTCACAATCCATCCTTTCTCTTGATTCTAAGAAAACGTGTCATATTTGATGTTAATCccatcagattttattgttttcacacaGTTCTAACAAGGTTTTTTACATACACCTATTAAGATCTACTATTTAGAAAGACTTTTACTAGCCTAATATGGTatgttgccttttttaaaattaatctgcaGAACTTGTCCTGATTTCTGTCGCTTCAGAGGTTGAAACTCGTCAAAAGATCTCAAGATGCCATAagcagatctcaaagcaaagattaatgcctgaaaaaaacaaaactgagttgTAGAAACTCAAAAAAATCCACTTCCTAAGTTTTGTTCTGGGTGCAAATAAGAAGAAGTTTCTGTTACGTCTTTAGCTTCTTTTCAGAGGAAGAAAATTCTGCCTGCAGAATTTTGGGTTTCCTGcataaaatgatcagaaaatgCTACAAAGTGGAAAAGCTCAGCTTGTTGAAGAGCCatgggattaaaaataaaatgtttaaaaagatcgACAGGCTACGTTGTTTTTCACATCTCCCTCATATTGTATATTTCAATTAGATATCCACAGAAACTATAGCGAAATCTTTTTAAACACGGTTTTTGCAGCATGTTAtagtttatttcctttatttaatcctttatttattttcattttcagaagacATGTCAGATCAATGTGGCAGTGTCATTTATTCCTTactgttgatattttttctcGCAATTTAACTAAACATCTTTAATCTTTTCATCAAATGACTCTAATACTGAACTATAAGAGAAACGCTGAAAAAACCCAATTATCTTTTATACTTTAACATCAGAAACGGGTTAAAATCTTCATTCAAACTGAGACTCTGAAAGTGTCACCAGTTAATCCAGGTTTGCCTCTTGAAGCGCGAGGCGTCCGTTAGATCAGAATCAATAGCAGGTTGGATTATTGGACTTCAATCAGCTGATATAGTTTAGTGGATAAAGCAGCTCTCTGAACTCAGCGACCGCTGGTTCGAGTCCAGTTATCGCTGTCGTCTAATTCAAGTTTTGGACcgctttattttactgtttaaaaataaaattcacttgcTGGCATCGTTTTGGAGGTAATATCGTTTAACAGGTTTaccaggcaaacttttaactgtaagaaTATTGTGAAATTACTAAATTGCAAAGCTTTGAGTCTGCAGCCCAGTTAAGGTGCAAATgaaataatgtggcttccaaTAAATGAGCAAGGAATTAGTTTGCATGATATCAGAAGTTTTTACATATTGATAAGTTTGCAGAACATGTTAGTCAACATAAAACcgagaaaatgtgaaataatcaTCATTACTCTAACAATGCTGTGTGATGGTAGACATGCTAACAGTTTAGCAGTCTCCTCTTGAAGTGAGGTATATTTTGGTGATATTTCAATATATTCTTCAATATTCCTTCACATAGAaagaattgttattttttgaaGAGATCATAGAGAACGAGACATTTTCTAATccatttcttcacatttgttGCGTTTTGATCAGGAAACGACACGGCCACctaattttttacaaacatctgCGTTGAGGACCCGTTTGACCGTCACTAGTTAATCTTACTGCGgctcgttttgtttttaagtttatttcccCTCGTCACCAGCCTGCAGTATAACTTATCGACATTACTTGATATTCCTCTCTATTTTAAACACCACAAGCAACACCATCAGGTATgggatttaaattttattaaatatgatgaCAAACATGATGTCTCATTGTagttgaaaaaaagaaagttcagAAACAGCGAGGTTTCCTTGCAGGATCTGATccagaaacacacatttatgcTAGAAGtgttaataaatcacattacaGGAACTAGAGAGtcaatttcaatgtttttctgatcagagctggttacaaaaagcagaaaccttCCACTTATTGAGGCTGTTCATGTTCATTTCATgagatgaaattaatttattctggtgAACCTGAATGTGTTCACCTGAATGAATTTGTAAAATGAGAAGTAATATGTAAATCATTTCCTTTAAAGTCTAAAGTAAAGCAGCGAAGCTGCTGGAATCTGTTTAAAGGAAGCAGCTTAAAGCCTCGCGTGAtttgctgccccctgctggtggtTCTGTGTTACTGTCTAATAAAGTTCTgctgtaattacattttaatcgGGGCAGAACTGGCGggaaagaaatataataattcagtcaacagccaatcagcaaaaCCAGAAGATATCAGAGAAAAGGAAAGCCTTAAATTTACTGATAAACCCAAaggttcagaaccagaaccggttcagAACCTGACACTAACAAACAGAACTGGATgaattttattcacatttcttcagatccagtttatttatatgaagtcaaagaattaaaaaaaaacagtccacaTTCGAACAGAACTTcagctggaccagaaccaggaccagttCAGAACCCAAATAAAGATTCAGAATctttatatttagtttagtcagtttatgaaatgaataaatttgaatatgtaaataaacagaacatttcagaatcagaaccacaaACAGAACCCGAGTTCAGTGAGGAATGGAAATATCTGCTGTTCTTCACACGaatcataaacatttttctggtttaataaataaacccaaaacattCCAGGTTCAGAACCGGGCCGGTTCGGTTTCTATTTCcgtaaaaaacaatgtttccatgGAAATATCGGTTTCCATAGAAACCGATATTTTCTTTCGATGGAAGAAAATATCAGAGGAACCGGGTCGAACCAGAACATCAAACTGGATCCAGAACCGTTTCCATTGAACTACTGAACCACAGATTTCCGGTTCCGGTCTCTAGTTCTGCtcggttctgattctggttccgGGTTCGGTTCTGGTTCCCGTCTCTAGTTCTGCTCGGTGCTGGCCCGGACGCAGGTGCAGCCCACTGCCACCGAGAGGTAGGAGGCGTTGTAGCACCGGCTGCCCTCCatccgggtcagaaccagaatgTTCTGGTGGATCGGGACGGAATTCCAGTCGTGTTCTTCCTCCTGACCCGGTTTGGGTCCGGAGCAGAACTCGGTGCCGCAGCTGGCCTCCCAGATGGTGGACGGGATCCGGTTCTTCACCGTGCTGGACCTGCTGGGGCAGAGGGcagagtcagaaccagaaccgggaccagaaccagaggttCTGCTGGACCCACCTCCAGCTCCACGGCGACAGCGAGCGCTGGTGAACGTTCCCGTTTCCTTCAGCCGGAGAAACGTCAGAGGACAAAACCAGCATGGAGTCACAGGCCGGCTGGCTGCAGAttacccacaatgcactgcACAGGACCTGTGGAGCACACAGCAGGGTcagctggaccagaaccagaacctggaccagaaccagaatctggACGGTGTTAATGGTATTCATCTccaaactttattatttttacaatttccaatcaaacacaaatatcagCTGACCGACTGGGTCGGACCGGGTCCGGGTCCAAACGAGTCCGGGTCGGTCCGGGTCCAACCGGGTCCAGGTCCAAACAGGTCCGAGTCTGACTGGATCCGACCAGGACCGGGTCCGAGTCTGACCGGGTCCGAGCGTGTCCGAGTCGGATCCAGAAGGACGGGGCCCGGGGGCCGGAGCCCTCCGGGGGCCCCTGCTCTAAAACGTAGCTTTCATATTTAGTCTGAACATTTAATTCTCGTTTTTAACGTCTAAATCTCTATCAGCCGCGCTGGATGAAACCGACGggtcattttcaaatatttgactCACCTGCTGTCGGCCCGTTAGCTTTATATCAAGTATAATGTTTGCGCCGCCCAAAGCGTGGCggccctgggctactgccctTCCTAAAGCCCAGTTGGttcctgacccggttctggtacTTTCTGTCTTATGAATCTTAATCTTAGCGTCATCCTGAGCTCTACACACAGCAGCTGTTCTCCAGTTACAAGTtcctttcagaaccagaacccggttTGGGCTCAGAACCCGTCAGTGCAGCGTCAGCCACAGAGCAGTCAGAGTTCGGCAGCCATGATTCTCACCAGCAGCGTGTCGGCGGCGCGGCGAAGCAGCAGCATGTCGGCTCCTCTGTGGTCGGGTCCGGCTTCTGATTCAACTGCTGTCAGATCAGCTTATTTATGACCATCAGATCTGATCTGGGGTCAGATAACCGATCGGGGAGATTCCACCTATCAGAGCGTCCATCAGCTCTGAGCGCGTTCAGGTGATTAAAGCTGATCAACTTCCTGTCTGCTGATTAGCATCTATCTGtgagaaaaacccaaaaacagagaaactccTACAGACTGAGTCACTGCAGAGCACACCCTCCAGCATCCAACCATAATGCATCCAACCATAAtgcatccaaccatccatcagaGCCTGCTGCCCCGGCACTGATGGAGGTTTGGATCTCTGCCGGTTCTGATCCTCTGGATCCATGACCCAGATCCTGAAGCCTCTGATCTCTGGCTGTGAaactcagcatgatgctgacgCTGCAGACTCCAGAAGCCGAGGATCGTCTCGCTCATTTGTCCTGGTTTCACCCCAGCAGCACCGATCACAACCGATCAGAActgatcagaaccaatcagaaccgcTGGCTctctgcagaaaatattaaaatattattcagcTCTAAATATCTGAGGAGGATCTCCTGCTGTTAATGCCAgctagctgctgctgctcagcacAAGATAtcaggttaaaggttaaaggtcatcaCACAGAAAGCCTCTCCTCTctagaaacaagatggccgccggcCTGAGGGCAGTAGAGCCACATCTGGATGGAAAGCCGATGAGACCAGAGCGGAGACGTTGGACCAAGATGGAGGAAACCAGCAGATCAGGAGGAGCCGACGCTGTGAGGCACGGTGGTGGCAGAGTGATGGTGTGGGCCTGACTTACTGCCACAGGCCTGCAGTTCCTAACTGGACCAGGATGAGTCACAGCAGACATaccggcctagtcaaagtccagactcaAGCTGTGGTGGGAGCTTCAGAGAGGTGAGGAG
This genomic interval from Gambusia affinis linkage group LG02, SWU_Gaff_1.0, whole genome shotgun sequence contains the following:
- the il17a/f2 gene encoding interleukin 17a/f2; this translates as MLLLRRAADTLLVLCSALWVICSQPACDSMLVLSSDVSPAEGNGNVHQRSLSPWSWRSSTVKNRIPSTIWEASCGTEFCSGPKPGQEEEHDWNSVPIHQNILVLTRMEGSRCYNASYLSVAVGCTCVRASTEQN